A genome region from Deltaproteobacteria bacterium CG11_big_fil_rev_8_21_14_0_20_42_23 includes the following:
- the rpiB gene encoding ribose 5-phosphate isomerase B, whose translation MHLVIASDHAGFKLKELFKKELLSKGHTVDDLGPSTADRTDYPDFAHKLARDIAAHAHEFGVLVCGSGIGMAMAANRHKGVRAAVINNEEEARLSREHNNANVACFGERALSPEEAVRFLQIFLDTPFSGGRHAIRVQKIELT comes from the coding sequence ATGCATCTTGTTATTGCTTCAGACCACGCAGGTTTTAAGCTAAAAGAGCTTTTCAAAAAAGAACTTCTTTCCAAGGGCCACACGGTTGACGATCTTGGCCCAAGCACCGCAGACCGAACTGACTATCCTGATTTTGCCCATAAACTTGCACGTGATATTGCTGCTCATGCTCATGAGTTTGGTGTTCTTGTTTGTGGTTCAGGAATTGGCATGGCCATGGCAGCCAATAGACACAAGGGTGTGCGGGCAGCGGTGATCAACAATGAAGAAGAAGCTCGTTTGAGCCGAGAGCACAATAATGCAAACGTAGCCTGTTTTGGTGAGCGCGCTCTTTCTCCGGAAGAGGCAGTTCGTTTTCTCCAGATTTTTTTAGACACTCCCTTTTCTGGAGGGCGTCATGCAATACGAGTTCAAAAAATCGAACTGACGTAA
- the acpP gene encoding acyl carrier protein gives MSSFDLESRVIQITADQLGISDEDITLTSSFSSDLGADSLDIVELILALEEEFETEIPDDTIKKVKSVGELIKYLELETH, from the coding sequence ATGTCATCTTTTGATCTTGAATCCAGAGTTATTCAAATTACAGCCGATCAGCTTGGTATTTCTGATGAAGATATCACGCTCACGTCATCTTTTTCTTCCGATCTTGGTGCAGATTCTCTTGATATCGTCGAACTTATTCTTGCCCTTGAAGAAGAATTTGAAACTGAAATTCCAGACGACACCATAAAAAAAGTAAAATCTGTTGGAGAATTAATTAAATACCTTGAACTCGAAACCCACTAG
- the rpmF gene encoding 50S ribosomal protein L32, with protein sequence MPVPQRRQSKSRTRMRRSHNMKYTGPALSVCDNCKRAKSSHHVCKHCGFYKGRQIIEVNV encoded by the coding sequence ATGCCAGTTCCACAGCGGAGACAATCAAAATCTAGAACGCGTATGCGCCGTTCACACAATATGAAATACACTGGGCCAGCTTTGTCAGTTTGCGACAACTGCAAACGTGCAAAAAGCTCTCATCATGTGTGCAAACATTGTGGTTTCTACAAAGGCCGTCAGATCATCGAAGTGAACGTCTAG